One window from the genome of Aphelocoma coerulescens isolate FSJ_1873_10779 chromosome 19, UR_Acoe_1.0, whole genome shotgun sequence encodes:
- the RILP gene encoding rab-interacting lysosomal protein isoform X1: protein MAEPLWRTPPGRLAPPHIYRMAGALGAELRRLSARFGPDAVAGLVPPVVRLLELLEALVAPPGAEGEAPAAPAGPQEAEDPEQRLWEAERRERALHGRLACLEEQNRQLLGQLAENQSQEDYQEQVRLCRSTEELCSVVGLEESLGTLIPVHPCLVSDSTARKEREVMLRLKEVVDRQRDELRAQAHEIVCKSRDTEALQEQLHRFMAMNEELRHKVAVVQAQLKSALEQKSDLEAAMLQSQRETSRRSRTGLESRRPEPGVEGALSPSEELQHQDGDRSPAHCCFSKEELQQILQERNELKTNLFLVQEELAYYQRELLNEERIPSFFLDAMKSNIKKQRKKIRAKMLGTAEESASSDEEEGSWLPGHGTDCVDAQPPESKIRSFFGLWYQGSSKDPSTSSCSGTWEIIDSLDTQLEPERESKAGSSSPDRAMAPL from the exons ATGGCGGAGCCGCTGTGGCGAACGCCGCCGGGCCGCCTGGCCCCGCCGCACATTTATCGCATGGCGGGGGCCCTGGGCGCCGAGCTGCGCCGCCTCTCCGCCCGCTTCGGGCCCGACGCCGTGGCCGGGCTGGTGCCGCCCGTGGTgcggctgctggagctgctggaggcgCTGGTGGCCCCGCCGGGCGCTGAGGGGGAGGCGCCGGCAGCGCCGGCCGGGCCGCAGGAGGCGGAG GACCCGGAGCAGAGGCTGTGGGAGGCTGAGCGCCGGGAGCGAGCCCTGCACGGCCGCCTGGCCTGCCTGGAGGAGCAGAACCGCCAGCTCCTGGGGCAGCTTGCAGAGAACCAGTCCCAGGAAG ATTACCAGGAGCAAGTCAGACTTTGCAGAAGCACTGAGGAACTTTGTAGTGTTGTGGGGTTGGAGGAGTCCCTGGGGACTCTCATTCCTGTCCACCCCTGTCTGGTCTCAGACAGCACGGCACGGAAGGAGCGGGAGGTGATGCTGCGGCTGAAGGAGGTGGTGGACAGGCAGAGGGATGAACTTCGTGCCCAGGCCCACGAGATCGTCTGCAAGAGCCGGGACACGGAGGCG ctgcaggaacagctcCATCGCTTCATGGCCATGAACGAGGAGCTGCGGCACAAGGTGGCCGTGGTGCAGGCCCAGCTCAAGAGTGCTCTGGAGCAGAAGTCAGACCTGGAGGCTGCGATGCTGCAAAGCCAGAGGGAAacgagcaggaggagcaggacaggCCTGGAGAGCCGGCGCCCAGAGCCTGGTGTG GAGGGAGCCCTGTCACcctcagaggagctgcagcaccaggatggggacaggagccctgctcactgctgcttctccaaggaagagctgcagcagaTCCTGCAAGAGCGGAACGAGCTGAAGACCAACCTGTTTTTGGTGCAGGAGGAACTGGCCTATTACCAGAG ggagctgctgaaTGAGGAGAGAATTCCCAGCTTCTTCTTGGATGCAATGAAGTCAAATAtcaaaaaacagaggaaaaaaatcagagccaAAATGCTGGGAACGGCAGAGGAGTCGGCGAGCAG CGATGAAGAGGAAGGCTCCTGGCTCCCAGGTCATGGCACAGACTGTGTGGATGCTCAGCCTCCAGAATCCAAAATTAGGAGCTT TTTTGGGCTGTGGTATCAGGGCAGCAGCAAAGACCCATCCACATCCAGCTGCTCCGGAACCTGGGAAATCATCGACTCGCTGGACACGCAGCTGGagccagagagagagagcaaggCAGGGTCCAGCTCCCCTGACAGAGCCATGGCACCCCTCTGA
- the RILP gene encoding rab-interacting lysosomal protein isoform X2, whose translation MAEPLWRTPPGRLAPPHIYRMAGALGAELRRLSARFGPDAVAGLVPPVVRLLELLEALVAPPGAEGEAPAAPAGPQEAEDPEQRLWEAERRERALHGRLACLEEQNRQLLGQLAENQSQEDSTARKEREVMLRLKEVVDRQRDELRAQAHEIVCKSRDTEALQEQLHRFMAMNEELRHKVAVVQAQLKSALEQKSDLEAAMLQSQRETSRRSRTGLESRRPEPGVEGALSPSEELQHQDGDRSPAHCCFSKEELQQILQERNELKTNLFLVQEELAYYQRELLNEERIPSFFLDAMKSNIKKQRKKIRAKMLGTAEESASSDEEEGSWLPGHGTDCVDAQPPESKIRSFFGLWYQGSSKDPSTSSCSGTWEIIDSLDTQLEPERESKAGSSSPDRAMAPL comes from the exons ATGGCGGAGCCGCTGTGGCGAACGCCGCCGGGCCGCCTGGCCCCGCCGCACATTTATCGCATGGCGGGGGCCCTGGGCGCCGAGCTGCGCCGCCTCTCCGCCCGCTTCGGGCCCGACGCCGTGGCCGGGCTGGTGCCGCCCGTGGTgcggctgctggagctgctggaggcgCTGGTGGCCCCGCCGGGCGCTGAGGGGGAGGCGCCGGCAGCGCCGGCCGGGCCGCAGGAGGCGGAG GACCCGGAGCAGAGGCTGTGGGAGGCTGAGCGCCGGGAGCGAGCCCTGCACGGCCGCCTGGCCTGCCTGGAGGAGCAGAACCGCCAGCTCCTGGGGCAGCTTGCAGAGAACCAGTCCCAGGAAG ACAGCACGGCACGGAAGGAGCGGGAGGTGATGCTGCGGCTGAAGGAGGTGGTGGACAGGCAGAGGGATGAACTTCGTGCCCAGGCCCACGAGATCGTCTGCAAGAGCCGGGACACGGAGGCG ctgcaggaacagctcCATCGCTTCATGGCCATGAACGAGGAGCTGCGGCACAAGGTGGCCGTGGTGCAGGCCCAGCTCAAGAGTGCTCTGGAGCAGAAGTCAGACCTGGAGGCTGCGATGCTGCAAAGCCAGAGGGAAacgagcaggaggagcaggacaggCCTGGAGAGCCGGCGCCCAGAGCCTGGTGTG GAGGGAGCCCTGTCACcctcagaggagctgcagcaccaggatggggacaggagccctgctcactgctgcttctccaaggaagagctgcagcagaTCCTGCAAGAGCGGAACGAGCTGAAGACCAACCTGTTTTTGGTGCAGGAGGAACTGGCCTATTACCAGAG ggagctgctgaaTGAGGAGAGAATTCCCAGCTTCTTCTTGGATGCAATGAAGTCAAATAtcaaaaaacagaggaaaaaaatcagagccaAAATGCTGGGAACGGCAGAGGAGTCGGCGAGCAG CGATGAAGAGGAAGGCTCCTGGCTCCCAGGTCATGGCACAGACTGTGTGGATGCTCAGCCTCCAGAATCCAAAATTAGGAGCTT TTTTGGGCTGTGGTATCAGGGCAGCAGCAAAGACCCATCCACATCCAGCTGCTCCGGAACCTGGGAAATCATCGACTCGCTGGACACGCAGCTGGagccagagagagagagcaaggCAGGGTCCAGCTCCCCTGACAGAGCCATGGCACCCCTCTGA
- the TLCD2 gene encoding TLC domain-containing protein 2, which translates to MPGKADTSPGAQFPSSRPPCLTPRREALPLRVRIPARGDAGTASPSSGAAPGPSPRGRCSLCPRPGDAHRGRGRAGRCRCPGRCRCPGRCRCPGRAPGLGEADPVGQRGWSHGSPGKAAGRWMPMAFSPGLLVVAGSFAAFRLLNRGLERLVPPPPSARRNRWKWRNIWTSLAHSVLSGGGALAGFYLHPELSKDLVGTHPPGAHSLVAVSVGYFLEDFVDMLCNQKLHQSWELLFHHSVVIVCFGIAVLLHQYVGFALVALLVEINSIFLHLRQILLMANLVHTTCYRLNSVVNLGTYVVFRIATLAWMTHWLFHNRQNVPPATYAVGTVGMAIMTPMNIILFYRLLRSDFFKSRRDVQREKEE; encoded by the exons ATGCCGGGGAAGGCGGATACATCCCCGGGGGCTCAATTCCCGTCCTCCCGCCCTCCGTGTCTCACGCCCCGACGGGAAGCGCTGCCGCTGCGTGTCCGCATCCCTGCGCGGGGGGATGCGGGAactgccagccccagcagcggGGCGGCCCCCGGCCCTTCCCCTCGGGGGCGATGCTCGCTGTGCCCCCGCCCGGGCGATGCGCATCGCGGCCGGGGCAGGGCGGGGCGGTGCCGGTGCCCGGGGCGGTGCCGCTGCCCGGGGCGGTGCCGCTGCCCAGGGCGGGCTCCGGGGCTGGGCGAGGCGGACCCCGTCGGGCAGCGAGGCTGGTCCCATGGGAGCCCGGGGAAGGCAGCGGGCCGGTGGATGCCCATGGCTTTCAGCCCGGggctgctggtggtggccgGTTCCTTCGCCGCTTTCCGCCTGCTGAACCGGGGGCTGGAGCGGCTcgtgccgccgccgccctcgGCCCGGCGCAACCGCTGGAAGTGGCGCAACATCTGGACATCGCTGGCGCACAGCGTGctcagcggcggcggggcgctGGCCGG GTTCTACCTCCACCCCGAGCTGTCCAAGGACCTGGTGGGCACACACCCGCCCGGGGCGCACAGTCTGGTCGCCGTGTCTGTAG GTTATTTCCTTGAAGACTTTGTGGACATGTTATGCAATCAGAAGCTTCATCAGTCCTGGGAGCTGCTCTTTCATCACTCTGTG GTGATTGTCTGCTTTGGTATTGCAGTGCTGCTCCACCAGTACGTCGGCTTTGCCCTCGTGGCTTTGCTGGTGGAGATCAACTCCATCTTCCTCCACCTGCGGCAGATCCTGCTCATGGCCAACCTGGTGCACACCACCTGCTACCGCCTCAACAGCGTCGTCAACCTGGGCACCTACGTGGTGTTCCGCATCGCCACGCTGGCCTGGATGACCCACTGGCTCTTCCACAATCGCCAGAACGTGCCCCCAGCCACCTACGCCGTGGGCACGGTGGGCATGGCAATCATGACACCCATGAACATCATCCTCTTCTACCGCCTGCTGCGGAGCGACTTCTTCAAATCCAGGCGGGATGTGCAGCGGGAGAAGGAGGAATAG
- the PRPF8 gene encoding pre-mRNA-processing-splicing factor 8, which produces MAAVFPYRGGCAPVPNPLAPLPDYMSEEKLQEKARKWQQLQAKRYAEKRKFGFVDAQKEDMPPEHVRKIIRDHGDMTNRKFRHDKRVYLGALKYMPHAVLKLLENMPMPWEQIRDVPVLYHITGAISFVNEIPWVIEPVYIAQWGSMWIMMRREKRDRRHFKRMRFPPFDDEEPPLDYADNILDVEPLEAIQLELDPEEDAPVLDWFYDHQPLKDNRKYVNGSTYQRWQFTLPMMSTLYRLANQLLTDLVDDNYFYLFDLKAFFTSKALNMAIPGGPKFEPLVRDINLQDEDWNEFNDINKIIIRQPIRTEYKIAFPYLYNNLPHHVHLTWYHTPNVVFIKTEDPDLPAFYFDPLINPISHRHSVKSQEPLPDDDEEFELPEFVEPFLKDTPLYTDNTANGIALLWAPRPFNLRSGRTRRALDIPLVKNWYREHCPAGQPVKVRVSYQKLLKYYVLNALKHRPPKAQKKRYLFRSFKATKFFQSTKLDWVEVGLQVCRQGYNMLNLLIHRKNLNYLHLDYNFNLKPVKTLTTKERKKSRFGNAFHLCREVLRLTKLVVDSHVQYRLGNVDAFQLADGLQYIFAHVGQLTGMYRYKYKLMRQIRMCKDLKHLIYYRFNTGPVGKGPGCGFWAPGWRVWLFFMRGITPLLERWLGNLLARQFEGRHSKGVAKTVTKQRVESHFDLELRAAVMHDILDMMPEGIKQNKARTILQHLSEAWRCWKANIPWKVPGLPTPIENMILRYVKAKADWWTNTAHYNRERIRRGATVDKTVCKKNLGRLTRLYLKAEQERQHNYLKDGPYITAEEAVAVYTTTVHWLESRRFSPIPFPPLSYKHDTKLLILALERLKEAYSVKSRLNQSQREELGLIEQAYDNPHEALSRIKRHLLTQRAFKEVGIEFMDLYSHLVPVYDVEPLEKITDAYLDQYLWYEADKRRLFPPWIKPADTEPPPLLVYKWCQGINNLQDVWETSEGECNVMLESRFEKMYEKIDLTLLNRLLRLIVDHNIADYMTAKNNVVINYKDMNHTNSYGIIRGLQFASFIVQYYGLVMDLLVLGLHRASEMAGPPQMPNDFLSFQDIATEVAHPIRLFCRYIDRIHIFFRFTADEARDLIQRYLTEHPDPNNENIVGYNNKKCWPRDARMRLMKHDVNLGRAVFWDIKNRLPRSVTTVQWENSFVSVYSKDNPNLLFNMCGFECRILPKCRTSYEEFTHKDGVWNLQNEVTKERTAQCFLRVDDESMQRFHNRVRQILMASGSTTFTKIVNKWNTALIGLMTYFREAVVNTQELLDLLVKCENKIQTRIKIGLNSKMPSRFPPVVFYTPKELGGLGMLSMGHVLIPQSDLRWSKQTDVGITHFRSGMSHEEDQLIPNLYRYIQPWESEFIDSQRVWAEYALKRQEAIAQNRRLTLEDLEDSWDRGIPRINTLFQKDRHTLAYDKGWRVRTDFKQYQVLKQNPFWWTHQRHDGKLWNLNNYRTDMIQALGGVEGILEHTLFKGTYFPTWEGLFWEKASGFEESMKWKKLTNAQRSGLNQIPNRRFTLWWSPTINRANVYVGFQVQLDLTGIFMHGKIPTLKISLIQIFRAHLWQKIHESIVMDLCQVFDQELDALEIETVQKETIHPRKSYKMNSSCADILLFASYKWNVSRPSLLADSKDVMDSTTTQKYWIDIQLRWGDYDSHDIERYARAKFLDYTTDNMSIYPSPTGVLIAIDLAYNLHSAYGNWFPGSKPLIQQAMAKIMKANPALYVLRERIRKGLQLYSSEPTEPYLSSQNYGELFSNQIIWFVDDTNVYRVTIHKTFEGNLTTKPINGAIFIFNPRTGQLFLKIIHTSVWAGQKRLGQLAKWKTAEEVAALIRSLPVEEQPKQIIVTRKGMLDPLEVHLLDFPNIVIKGSELQLPFQACLKVEKFGDLILKATEPQMVLFNLYDDWLKTISSYTAFSRLILILRALHVNNDRAKVILKPDKTTITEPHHIWPTLTDEEWIKVEVQLKDLILADYGKKNNVNVASLTQSEIRDIILGMEISAPSQQRQQIAEIEKQTKEQSQLTATQTRTVNKHGDEIITSTTSNYETQTFSSKTEWRVRAISAANLHLRTNHIYVSSDDIKETGYTYILPKNVLKKFICISDLRAQIAGYLYGVSPPDNPQVKEIRCIVMVPQWGTHQTVHLPGQLPQHEYLKEMEPLGWIHTQPNESPQLSPQDVTTHAKVMADNPSWDGEKTIIITCSFTPGSCTLTAYKLTPSGYEWGRQNTDKGNNPKGYLPSHYERVQMLLSDRFLGFFMVPAQGSWNYNFMGVRHDPNMKYELQLANPKEFYHEVHRPSHFLNFALLQEGEVYSADREDLYA; this is translated from the exons ATGGCCGCCGTGTTCCCGTACCGCGGCGGCTGCGCCCCGGTGCCCAACCCGCTGGCGCCGCTGCCCGACTACATGTCCgaggagaagctgcaggagaaag CCCGCaagtggcagcagctgcaggccaAGCGCTATGCGGAGAAGAGGAAATTCGGGTTCGTGGACGCGCAGAAGGAGGACATGCCCCCTGAGCATGTCCGCAAAATCATCCGCGACCACGGCGACATGACCAATAGGAAGTTCCGGCACGACAAGCGCGTCTACCTGGG TGCTCTGAAGTACATGCCTCATGCTGTGCTGAAGCTCCTGGAGAACATGCCCATGCCCTGGGAGCAAATCCGAGACGTTCCTGTCCTGTACCACATCACCGGCGCCATCTCCTTTGTCAACGAGATCCCCTGGGTCATCGAGCCTGTCTACATTGCCCAGTGGGG GTCCATGTGGATTATGATGAGGCGGGAGAAGAGGGACAGGCGTCACTTCAAGAGGATGAGATTCCCCCCGTTTGATGATGAAGAGCCCCCTCTGGATTATGCTGATAACATCCTGGATGTGGAGCCCCTGGAAGCCATTCAGCTGGAGCTGGATCCAGAGGAGGATGCCCCTGTGCTGGACTGGTTCTATGACCACCAGCCTCTGAAGGACAACAGGAA GTATGTCAATGGCTCCACGTACCAGCGCTGGCAGTTCACCCTCCCCATGATGTCCACCCTGTACCGCCTGGCCAACCAGCTGCTCACTGACCTGGTGGATGACAACTACTTCTACCTGTTCGACCTCAAAGCCTTCTTCACCTCCAAGGCACTGAACATGGCCATTCCTGGAGGTCCCAAGTTTGAGCCCCTCGTCAGAGACATCAATCTTCA GGATGAAGACTGGAATGAATTTAATGACATCAACAAAATTATCATCAGGCAGCCCATCAGGACAGAGTACAAAATTGCTTTCCCGTACCTGTACAACAACCTGCCACACCATGTCCACCTCACCTG GTACCATACTCCAAATgttgttttcattaaaacagaagatCCTGATCTCCCAGCTTTTTACTTCGATCCTCTGATCAACCCCATTTCACACAGACATTCTGTCAAG AGCCAGGAACCGCTGCCTGATGACGATGAAGAGTTTGAGTTGCCAGAGTTTGTGGAACCTTTCCTGAAGGATACCCCTCTCTACACTGATAACACAGCCAATGGCATTGCCTTGCTGTGGGCCCCACGACCCTTCAACTTGAGGTCTGGCAGGACCCGGAGAGCTCTTGACATCCCACTGGTGAAGAACTG GTACCGCGAGCACTGCCCGGCAGGACAGCCAGTCAAGGTGAGAGTCTCCTACCAGAAGCTCTTGAAATACTATGTCCTGAATGCCCTCAAACACAGACCTCCCAAAGCCCAGAAGAAGAG GTACCTGTTCCGCTCCTTCAAGGCTACCAAGTTTTTCCAGTCAACCAAGCTGGACTGGGTGGAAGTTGGCCTGCAGGTGTGTCGCCAGGGCTACAACATGCTGAACTTGCTGATCCACAGAAAGAACCTGAATTACCTTCACTTGGATTACAACTTCAACCTGAAGCCTGTGAAGACCCTCACCACTAAG gaaagaaaaaaatcccgtTTTGGGAACGCTTTCCATCTGTGCCGAGAGGTCCTGCGGCTGACTAAGCTGGTGGTGGACAGCCACGTCCAGTACAGACTGGGAAATGTGGATGCATTTCAG CTGGCAGATGGCCTGCAGTACATCTTTGCCCACGTGGGTCAGCTCACGGGGATGTACCGGTACAAATACAAACTGATGAGGCAGATTCGAATGTGCAAGGACCTGAAACATCTCATCTACTACAGGTTTAACACA GGGCCTGTGGGCAAAGGTCCTGGCTGTGGTTTCTGGGCTCCAGGCTGGAGAGTGTGGCTGTTCTTCATGAGGGGCATCACCCCGCTGCTGGAACGCTGGCTGGGGAATCTGCTGGCCAGGCAGTTTGAAG gcCGTCACTCGAAGGGTGTTGCAAAGACTGTCACGAAGCAGCGAGTGGAGTCTCACTTCgacctggagctcagggcagcTGTGATGCACGACATCCTGGACATGATGCCAGAAGGgatcaaacagaacaaagcCAGAACCATCCTGCAGCACCTGAGCGAGGCTTGGCGCTGCTGGAAGGCCAATATTCCCTGGAAG GTGCCAGGGCTGCCAACTCCTATTGAGAACATGATCCTGAGGTACGTGAAGGCCAAAGCTGACTGGTGGACAAACACAGCTCACTACAACCGGGAGCGGATCCGCCGGGGAGCCACTGTCGACAAAACCGTCTGTAAGAAGAACCTGGGCAGGCTGACCAGACTCTACCTGAAAGCTGAGCAGGAACGGCAGCATAACTACCTAAAG GATGGGCCTTACATCACAGCAGAAGAGGCTGTTGCTGTGTACACAACCACAGTGcactggctggagagcaggaggtTCTCCCCCATTCCCTTCCCCCCACTGTCCTACAAGCACGACACCAAGTTGCTGATCTTAGCTCTGGAGAGGCTGAAGGAAGCTTACAG TGTGAAGTCACGCCTGAATCAGtcacagagagaggagctgggcTTGATTGAGCAGGCTTACGATAATCCCCACGAAGCTCTGTCCAGAATCAAACGACATCTGTTGACTCAGAGAGCCTTCAAGGAG gtgGGAATCGAGTTCATGGATCTCTACAGCCACTTGGTCCCTGTTTATGATGTTGAGCCCCTGGAGAAGATCACAGATGCTTATCTGGATCAGTACTTGTGGTATGAGGCTGATAAGCGAAGACTCTTCCCTCCTTGGATCAAACCTGCTGACACTGAACCACCCCCACTGCTGGTGTACAAGTGGTGCCAAG GCATTAATAACCTGCAGGATGTTTGGGAAACGAGTGAAGGGGAATGCAACGTGATGCTGGAATCTCGGTTTGAGAAGATGTATGAGAAGATTGACCTGACCTTACTCAACAGGCTGCTCCGTCTCATCGTTGATCACAACATTGCTGACTACATGACAGCCAAGAACAACGTGGTGATCAACTACAAG GACATGAATCACACAAACTCCTATGGGATTATTCGTGGGCTGCAGTTTGCTTCCTTCATTGTCCAGTACTATGGGCTTGTGATGGACCTGCTGGTGCTGGGCCTGCACCGGGCCAGTGAAATGGCTGGGCCTCCCCAGATGCCAAATGACTTCCTCAGCTTCCAGGACATTGCCACGGAGGTGGCCCATCCCATTCGCCTCTTCTGCAGATACATTGACAGGATTCACATCTTCTTCAG GTTTACAGCTGACGAGGCAAGAGACCTGATTCAGCGGTACCTGACGGAGCACCCAGACCCCAACAACGAGAACATTGTGGGCTACAACAACAAGAAGTGCTGGCCCCGGGATGCTCGGATGCGCCTCATGAAGCACGACGTGAACCT TGGCCGTGCTGTGTTCTGGGATATCAAGAACCGTTTGCCCCGCTCGGTGACCACGGTGCAGTGGGAGAACAGCTTTGTGTCCGTGTACAGCAAGGACAACCCCAACCTGCTGTTCAACATGTGCGGCTTCGAGTGCCGCATCCTGCCCAAGTGCCGCACCAGCTACGAGGAGTTCACCCACAAGGACGGGGTCTGGAACCTGCAGAACGAG GTCACCAAGGAGCGCACGGCTCAGTGCTTCCTGCGGGTGGATGACGAGTCTATGCAGAGGTTTCACAACAGAGTGAGGCAGATCCTCATGGCCTCTGGCTCCACAACCTTCACTAAG attgtcaATAAATGGAATACAGCTCTGATTGGCTTGATGACTTATTTTCGGGAAGCTGTTGTAAATACTCAGGAGCTGCTTGATTTGCTGGTGAAGTGTGAGAATAAAATCCAGACTCGGATCAAGATTGGCCTGAATTCCAAAATGCCCAGCCGTTTTCCTCCTGTGGTGTTCTACACCCCTAAGGAGCTTGGGGGGCTGGGCATGCTCTCCATGGGCCACGTTCTCATCCCTCAGTCTGACCTGAG GTGGTCCAAGCAGACAGATGTTGGCATCACTCACTTCCGCTCGGGAATGAGTCATGAGGAGGACCAGCTCATCCCAAATCTGTATCGTTACATCCAGCCATGGGAGAGTGAATTCATTGACTCTCAGAGGGTGTGGGCAGAGTATGCCCTGAAGCGACAAGAGGCTATAGCCCAGAACAG gcgTCTGACGCTGGAGGATCTGGAGGACTCATGGGACAGGGGAATTCCTCGTATTAACACCCTTTTCCAGAAGGACCGGCATACTCTGGCTTATGATAAAGGATGGAGAGTCAGGACTGACTTCAAACAGTATCAG GTGCTGAAGCAGAACCCGTTCTGGTGGACACACCAGCGCCACGATGGCAAACTCTGGAACCTGAACAATTACCGCACGGACATGATCCAGGCTCTGGGCGGGGTGGAAGGGATCTTGGAGCACACTCTCTTTAAGGGCACCTACTTCCCCACGTGGGAGGGTCTCTTCTG GGAGAAGGCCAGTGGCTTTGAGGAGTCCATGAAGTGGAAGAAGCTGACAAATGCCCAGAGATCGGGTTTGAACCAAATTCCAAACAGAAGATTCACTCTCTGGTGGTCTCCTACCATTAACAGAGCCAAT GTGTATGTTGGGTTCCAGGTGCAGCTGGATTTGACAGGGATCTTCATGCACGGCAAAATCCCCACGCTGAAGATTTCCCTCATTCAGATTTTCCGAGCTCACTTGTGGCAGAAGATCCATGAGAGCATTGTCATGGATTTGTGTCAG GTATTTGATCAAGAGCTGGATGCTCTGGAGATAGAGACAGTACAGAAAGAGACAATCCATCCCAGGAAGTCCTACAAGATGAATTCCTCATGTGCAGATATCCTTCTCTTTGCTTCCTACAAGTGGAATGTGTCACGTCCATCATTGCTGGCAGATTCCAA GGATGTGATGGACAGCACCACCACCCAGAAGTACTGGATAGACATCCAGCTGCGCTGGGGCGACTACGATTCCCACGACATCGAGCGCTACGCCAGGGCCAAGTTCCTGGACTACACCACAGACAACATGAGCATCTACCCCTCTCCAACTGGGGTGCTCATCGCCATTGATCTGGCCTACAACCTGCACAG TGCTTATGGGAACtggttccctgggagcaaaccTCTGATCCAGCAGGCCATGGCCAAAATCATGAAAGCAAACCCTGCCCTGTATGTGCTGAGGGAACGAATCCGCAAAGGGCTGCAGCTCTACTCCTCGGAGCCCACAGAGCCCTACCTGTCCTCCCAGAACTATGGGGAGCTCTTCTCCAACCAGATCATCTGGTTTGTGGATGACACCAACGTGTACAGAGTCACCATCCACAAG ACTTTTGAAGGGAATTTGACCACAAAACCCATCAATGGAGCCATTTTCATCTTCAATCCCAGAACTGGACAGCTCTTCCTGAAGATCATCCACACATCTGTGTGGGCAGGACAGAAGCGTCTGGGACAG CTGGCCAAGTGGAAGACTGCTGAAGAAGTGGCTGCCTTGATCCGATCCCTTCCCGTGGaggagcagccaaagcagatcATAGTGACACGGAAGGGCATGCTGGACCCACTTGAG GTGCACTTGCTGGATTTCCCCAATATTGTGATCAAAGGCTCGGAGTTGCAGCTGCCCTTCCAGGCCTGTCTGAAAGTGGAGAAGTTTGGTGATCTCATCCTGAAGGCCACTGAACCCCAGATGGTTCTCTTCAATCTCTATGATGACTGGCTGAAAACAATCTCTTCTTACACA GCATTCTCCCGTCTGATCCTGATTCTCCGGGCGCTACACGTGAATAACGATCGAGCCAAAGTTATCCTGAAGCCAGACAAGACAACCATCACTGAGCCTCACCACATCTGGCCAACCCTGACAGATGAGGAGTGGATCAAGGTGGAGGTGCAGCTGAAGGATCTCATCCTTGCTGACTATGGCAAGAAGAACAA cgtgAATGTTGCATCCCTGACCCAGTCAGAGATCCGAGACATCATTCTGGGCATGGAGATCTCTGCCCCAtctcagcagaggcagcagattGCAGAAATCGAGAAGCAAACCAAGGAGCAGTCACAGCTGACAGCCACACAGACCCGCACAGTGAACAAACACGGGGATGAAATCATCACCTCCACCACCAGCAACTACGAAACGCAGACTTTCTCCTCCAAGACTGAGTGGAGGGTCAG AGCAATTTCTGCTGCCAATCTCCACCTGCGGACAAACCACATCTATGTCTCATCAGATGACATAAAGGAGACAGGTTACACCTACATTCTTCCCAAAAACGTGTTGAAGAAGTTCATCTGCATCTCAGACCTGCGGGCCCAG ATTGCAGGTTACCTGTATGGAGTGAGCCCTCCAGACAACCCCCAGGTGAAGGAGATCCGGTGCATTGTGATGGTGCCCCAGTGGGGGACACACCAGACCGTGcacctcccagggcagctgccACAGCACGAGTATCTCAAG GAAATGGAACCTCTGGGATGGATTCACACCCAACCAAATGAGTCCCCTCAGCTCTCACCACAGGATGTCACCACCCACGCCAAGGTCATGGCTGACAACCCCTCCTGGGATGGGGAGAAGACCATCATCATCACCTGCAG TTTCACCCCTGGCTCCTGCACGTTGACAGCCTACAAGCTGACCCCGAGCGGGTACGAGTGGGGCCGGCAGAACACGGACAAAGGAAACAATCCCAAGGGTTACCTCCCCTCCCACTACGAGAGGGTGCAGATGCTCCTGTCCGACCGCTTCCTCGGCTTCTTCATGGTCCCCGCACAGGGCTCCTGGAACTACAACTTCATGG GTGTCCGCCACGACCCCAACATGAAGTACGAGCTGCAGCTCGCCAACCCCAAGGAGTTTTACCACGAGGTCCATCGCCCCTCTCACTTCCTCAACTTCGCGCTGCTGCAGGAGGGCGAGGTTTACTCCGCCGACCGCGAGGATCTCTACGCCTAA